One window from the genome of Bubalus kerabau isolate K-KA32 ecotype Philippines breed swamp buffalo chromosome 17, PCC_UOA_SB_1v2, whole genome shotgun sequence encodes:
- the CACNG6 gene encoding voltage-dependent calcium channel gamma-6 subunit isoform X1: MMMWSNFFLQEENRRRGAAARRRARGQPKAQMTPEREGKIKLALLLTSVGATLAVLAVGTEFWVELNTYRDNGSAVCDAAHLGLWKMCTKRLWQADVPTGRDTCGPAELPGEANCTYFKFFTTGENAHIFQRTTKKEVNQAAAVIAVLGLAFMALGCLCIIMVLSKGAEFLLRVGAVCFGLSGLLVLVSLEVFRHSVRALMQRVSPEPPVAPALTYEYSWSLGCGVGAGLILMLGGGCFLLLALPPGPWSPLCPKWGQRAP; encoded by the exons ATGATGATGTGGTCCAACTTCTTCCTGCAAGAGGAGAACCGCCGGCGGGGGGCCGCGGCCCGGCGGCGGGCTCGTGGGCAGCCCAAGGCCCAGATGACCCCGGAGCGCGAGGGCAAGATCAAGCTGGCGCTGCTGCTGACCTCCGTGGGCGCCACGCTGGCCGTGCTGGCCGTCGGCACCGAGTTCTGGGTGGAGCTCAACACCTACCGGGACAACGGCAGCGCCGTCTGCGACGCGGCGCACCTGGGCCTCTGGAAGATGTGCACCAAACGACTGTGGCAGGCGGACGTGCCCACGGGCAGAGACACCTGCGGGCCTGCCGAGCTGCCCGGAG AAGCAAATTGcacttattttaaattcttcaccACGGGAGAGAATGCACACATCTTCCAGAGAACCACGAAGAAAG AGGTGAATCAGGCAGCTGCAGTGATAGCGGTACTAGGCTTGGCATTTATGGCCCTGGGGTGCCTCTGTATCATCATGGTGCTCAGCAAAGGTGCAGAGTTCCTGCTCCGGGTTGGAGCCGTCTGCTTTGGCCTCTCAG GCCTGCTGGTCCTGGTCAGCCTGGAGGTCTTCCGGCATTCCGTGCGAGCCTTAATGCAAAGGGTCAGCCCCGAGCCCCCCGTGGCCCCGGCCCTGACCTACGAGTACTCCTGGTCCCTGGGCTGTGGCGTGGGGGCCGGcctgatcctgatgctgggaggtggcTGCTTTCTGCTGCTCGCCCTGCCTCCTGGACCCTGGAGTCCCCTCTGTCCCAAGTGGGGCCAGAGGGCCCCCTAG
- the CACNG6 gene encoding voltage-dependent calcium channel gamma-6 subunit isoform X2: MMMWSNFFLQEENRRRGAAARRRARGQPKAQMTPEREGKIKLALLLTSVGATLAVLAVGTEFWVELNTYRDNGSAVCDAAHLGLWKMCTKRLWQADVPTGRDTCGPAELPGEANCTYFKFFTTGENAHIFQRTTKKGLLVLVSLEVFRHSVRALMQRVSPEPPVAPALTYEYSWSLGCGVGAGLILMLGGGCFLLLALPPGPWSPLCPKWGQRAP; encoded by the exons ATGATGATGTGGTCCAACTTCTTCCTGCAAGAGGAGAACCGCCGGCGGGGGGCCGCGGCCCGGCGGCGGGCTCGTGGGCAGCCCAAGGCCCAGATGACCCCGGAGCGCGAGGGCAAGATCAAGCTGGCGCTGCTGCTGACCTCCGTGGGCGCCACGCTGGCCGTGCTGGCCGTCGGCACCGAGTTCTGGGTGGAGCTCAACACCTACCGGGACAACGGCAGCGCCGTCTGCGACGCGGCGCACCTGGGCCTCTGGAAGATGTGCACCAAACGACTGTGGCAGGCGGACGTGCCCACGGGCAGAGACACCTGCGGGCCTGCCGAGCTGCCCGGAG AAGCAAATTGcacttattttaaattcttcaccACGGGAGAGAATGCACACATCTTCCAGAGAACCACGAAGAAAG GCCTGCTGGTCCTGGTCAGCCTGGAGGTCTTCCGGCATTCCGTGCGAGCCTTAATGCAAAGGGTCAGCCCCGAGCCCCCCGTGGCCCCGGCCCTGACCTACGAGTACTCCTGGTCCCTGGGCTGTGGCGTGGGGGCCGGcctgatcctgatgctgggaggtggcTGCTTTCTGCTGCTCGCCCTGCCTCCTGGACCCTGGAGTCCCCTCTGTCCCAAGTGGGGCCAGAGGGCCCCCTAG